GTCCGAGATGGCGTCGGCGTCGGTCGGGTTCACGCGCTTCTTGAGCAACACCGTGCGCGGAGTGACCGCAGTGCCACCGCCGACGAGCGGGGACTGGGCGCCACCACCGATGGCGGGCGGCTGCACGCCACCACCGGTAACCGAGGGCTGCGGGGACTGCGGCTGCTCGATGAGGCGCTTGATCAGCTCCTGCGCCTTCTTGTTCCAGGTCGCGACCCAGTCTTTCGTCAGCGGCTGCTCGGCCTGCGCCGCCTCGAGGCGGCTGTCGAGCGCGCGCAGGTGTCCGCTCACCTCACTGCCGATGACGAGGTGGTTCACACCCGCCTTGAGGTTCCCTCGCGCGTGCTCGTTCAACTCGGCGAGAGCGTCACGAAGTGTCTCGGCCTGCTGCACGAGGGTGCGCAGCGCGTCCGACGCATCGTCGGGCCACGCGGGGAGCAGCTCGCTCAGCACCTTGTGGCTGTCGGTCGTGGTCTGCGCAAGCGGGCCGAGGCGCGTGTTCGCGGTCGACAGCTCCTTGAGGCGGTCGCCGCCCTGGACGCCGAGATGAACGAGGCGCGTGTGCAGTGCCTGCAGTACGGTGCGCTTGGCCTGTCCCCTTGTGCGCAGCTCGGTCGTGAAGCGGTCCTGCCCCTGCAGCGAACGATGCGCGGCGGGACGCGCGACCTCGAAGAGCTGGCTGCCTAGGTCACGCAGCCGGTGCCAGTCGGCGGCGCTCACGAGCTTGCCGCGCTGGAGCCGGATGCGCGTTGTTTGCGACATGCCGATGCGGACATCGGCGGGCTCGCCGCTGATGTCTTCCAGCGCGCGGTGGTCTCGTTGGCAGAGGAAGCAGAGGAAGAGGTCAATAAGCAGCGGCTGGAACCCGTACGTCTCGCGCAGGTGATCGGCGATTGGCGACCACGACACCGAGTCCTGGTCGGTGCGATGGAGGACGTCCTTGATGTAACGGGAGTCGAGCCGCAGCGACGCCTTGGTCTGCCCGAGGTTCACGAGTTCGAGCGGCTGGCCGAGGTTCTTCAGGACCTTGCCGACGTTCTCGTCGTACGCGACTGAGACGCTGCCTTCGCCGGCATCGACCATCCAGCCGAGCAGCGACTCGAGGTCCTGCTTCTTCGGCTCGGCGAGGAAAGCCGGGTGCTGCGGGTAGCGACGGTCCATGAGCAGCGCCGCGATGTGCTCAAGGTTTTCTGCGAGCGTCTCGCGCGGGCGGCTCGAGTCCACGTCCGAGATCAGTGCGAAGAACTCACCGTGCCTGACGTAGACCTCCTTGAGCAGATCCTCGAGCTGGCCCTCGAGCGTCTTCTGGCGGATGCCCGCTTGGTCGAGCACCTTGCTCTTGTCCTGCGACCCGAGCGTCTCAAGCAGATCTTCCTGCCCGGCCTCGGAGAGCAGGTAACGCACCGCCGCGAGCTCGGTCAGCACGCCAAGCTCGGTCGGGCTCATGTGACGCGGCAGCCAACAGACCGTGTGCAAGAGGCCCTGCTTTTTACGGACGTTGGTCGCGCGCAGACGGTCTTCGTCAACCGTGTGCCCGGGCTCGTCCCACGGGTAGTCGACGAGGATCTTGAATGCTCCGTCCGGAGGTGCGAAGTCTTCGTACGACATCTCGCGCACGTTTCCGAGCTTGATGCGCCCACGCCGCTTGGTGCGCCGCCACGAGAGGTCCCAATCCCCCTCGTTGGGCCCGCCGTCCTCGAAGCCCTTGGTGCCAGCGACGCCGAGCGCCTCGCGCAACGCGAGCCAGAACACCCTGAAGCGCTGGGCAGGGTTGTCGACCTTCGAGCGCGCGCGCCCGAGGATCTCGCCGAGGCTGACACGCCCCAGCACGTACCGGACGAGCGCGGTCTTGCCCTGCCCGGCCACTTGCAGGTCGGGCACGCGCTGCGAGAGCGCGAGCAGGTCCGTTTCGGCCACACGCACCTGACCACGGAAGGTCTCGCCTTCGACGTCGACAGCGTTGAGCTGCACGAGCCGTTCAATGGTGAGTCCACCCTGCTTCAGCCGCGGCGACACCTCGGCGAGTAGCACCGTCTTCACGAGCTGGTCGAGCGCGCGGCGGCGCTCGTCGTTGAATTCGGCGCCGCCCTCCTCGGCCATCTTCGCCATCGCCGGCGCGAGTCGCGAGTAGTACTGGTGGTGGATATCCTGCATCAGCTCCACCTTCTTGCTCGCCTCGACGCCCGACTCCGGGAAGATGGCAGAGAAGGCCGAGCCCACCGGCAGGAATTCCCCGAGGGGCAGCTTCGGATAGTGGACGACGAGCAACTCGTAGAGCAGGCGCAGCGCCGAACGCTCGCGCTGCATGAGCGAGGTGACGTCTACCAGCATCTCAATGAGGGCCGGATGGAAGGGATAGACGTCGCGCACGTAGTCGAGGTCGCCGCCCGCCAGCAACGCGGGCAGAACCTTGCTGTGCTTCTCCGACAGCGAGCTGACCGCGGCCTTCACCTCACCGGCCTTCTTCGGCCGGAGCACACGGCCGCGCACGATGTGGCGCAGCTCGACGTCCTGCAGCTTCGTAATCTCGAAGCGCTTCGCGTGGTGGTCGAGGTGCTCGTGGATCTTCGACTCGTCGACGAGGTCCGGAAAGAACTCCTGGAGATTTCGCTGGCGGGCGACGAAGACGAAGACGGGTGTCGGTCGCTGCCCCGTGTTGTGGTCAACGATGACGTTGAGGTTGTTGATCTCGGCAACGAACTCCTGGCCGCTCTTCTCGGCGAGCCAGAGAAGGAACTCGTCGATCATCAGCACGATGCCACCGAAGCCCTGGGCCTTGGAGTGCTCGGCCATGCGATTCAGGCCCTCACTCCAGCGCGGGTCGATGCCAGCGTCGGAGGCGTCGCGGCCCTTGTACTTGAGCCACGCGCGCGCGAAACGCTCCTTGGCCTGAATCGAACCTGCGGCGAGCGCCTCGAAGTCTTCGCGCCCGCCGACGATGCCCTCGGTCTCGAGGCGCTTCCAGACGACCTCGCCGTACTCCTTCGCCTCGCGGCGGACCTCTTCGAAGATGGCGTCGACGTTGAGGAACTCGAAG
This DNA window, taken from Corallococcus coralloides DSM 2259, encodes the following:
- a CDS encoding DUF6079 family protein — encoded protein: MTTITEAFELPRPEDIRAMGFVVKLRELDPNSEEVEQLARDYVVTPAVEKELPRILDDMKQVFERGEEYGRFIHGSFGSGKSHFMTMLSLLVEGALPAWKKFRPLLNAHRDAKASKGGEASDHEAWLTKAGLLVVRIHMLSVRGKSTGFDRAVYEGFNAALKRRGKAPFEFLNVDAIFEEVRREAKEYGEVVWKRLETEGIVGGREDFEALAAGSIQAKERFARAWLKYKGRDASDAGIDPRWSEGLNRMAEHSKAQGFGGIVLMIDEFLLWLAEKSGQEFVAEINNLNVIVDHNTGQRPTPVFVFVARQRNLQEFFPDLVDESKIHEHLDHHAKRFEITKLQDVELRHIVRGRVLRPKKAGEVKAAVSSLSEKHSKVLPALLAGGDLDYVRDVYPFHPALIEMLVDVTSLMQRERSALRLLYELLVVHYPKLPLGEFLPVGSAFSAIFPESGVEASKKVELMQDIHHQYYSRLAPAMAKMAEEGGAEFNDERRRALDQLVKTVLLAEVSPRLKQGGLTIERLVQLNAVDVEGETFRGQVRVAETDLLALSQRVPDLQVAGQGKTALVRYVLGRVSLGEILGRARSKVDNPAQRFRVFWLALREALGVAGTKGFEDGGPNEGDWDLSWRRTKRRGRIKLGNVREMSYEDFAPPDGAFKILVDYPWDEPGHTVDEDRLRATNVRKKQGLLHTVCWLPRHMSPTELGVLTELAAVRYLLSEAGQEDLLETLGSQDKSKVLDQAGIRQKTLEGQLEDLLKEVYVRHGEFFALISDVDSSRPRETLAENLEHIAALLMDRRYPQHPAFLAEPKKQDLESLLGWMVDAGEGSVSVAYDENVGKVLKNLGQPLELVNLGQTKASLRLDSRYIKDVLHRTDQDSVSWSPIADHLRETYGFQPLLIDLFLCFLCQRDHRALEDISGEPADVRIGMSQTTRIRLQRGKLVSAADWHRLRDLGSQLFEVARPAAHRSLQGQDRFTTELRTRGQAKRTVLQALHTRLVHLGVQGGDRLKELSTANTRLGPLAQTTTDSHKVLSELLPAWPDDASDALRTLVQQAETLRDALAELNEHARGNLKAGVNHLVIGSEVSGHLRALDSRLEAAQAEQPLTKDWVATWNKKAQELIKRLIEQPQSPQPSVTGGGVQPPAIGGGAQSPLVGGGTAVTPRTVLLKKRVNPTDADAISDFLAEVRKALTEQGAKPISVVLVRTEEFE